A DNA window from Vagococcus penaei contains the following coding sequences:
- a CDS encoding IS3 family transposase, with protein MHKIFKKHKEKALNEHMENFFGILKQEMYNGEVFSSYDSLKKEIEKYIDYYNMY; from the coding sequence ATGCACAAGATATTTAAGAAACACAAAGAGAAGGCATTGAACGAGCATATGGAGAACTTTTTCGGTATATTGAAACAAGAAATGTATAATGGAGAGGTATTTTCTAGTTACGATTCATTAAAGAAAGAAATTGAAAAATACATTGACTATTATAATATGTACTGA